The genomic stretch CGAGGAACCCAGACGGGAGGATTTCAGACGGGACGAACCTCGCCGCGAGGAACCCAGGCGCGACGACTTCCGGCGCGACAGCCGGGGCGGTGACCGCAGCGGCCGCGACCGGGGTGGCCGGGATCGCCGCGACTTCGGCCGGGGCGACCGGCCTGATTCGGGGCGACCCGCACAGCCCGATGTGCCGGAGCGCTTCACCTTCGACGCGCCGGAGGTCACCGAACCCGCCAGCGTCCCCCCGGTGCCCGCCGAGGAGACCTGGGAGCCGGAGATCGTGTACAGCGATATCGCGCAGCCGCAGCTGAAACTGCCCATTCCGGTCAGCTCCGGCCCGGACGCCCCCAACCTGGGCGACGAACTGCCGGATGTCCTGCACCAGCCCGAACACGTGACCCCCGCCGACGAGCACGACGTGCCCGTGGACATGGCCCCGGCAGACGAGACGCCCGCCCAGCCCGAGGGGCGCCGCGACGGCGGCCGCCGCGACCGCAGTGGCCGCCCGGACCGCAACCGTGCGCCTCAGCGCCGCCCCGAGGTTCAGGCCGAGCCCACCCCGGATACCGCTCCGCTGATCGCCCCGGACCTGCCTGTCGCTGCTGTCGATGGCGGCAAGGACGACCCGGCCGCCACCCTCTCTGATGAGCAGGCTGCCGTGTACGCCAGACTGCGCGAGTGGCGCAACGCCGAGGCCAAACGCCAGGACATCAGCCGCTTCATCATCGCCAGCAACGCCACCCTGGCCGAAATCGCCCGCCGCGTCCCATACACCGAGGCTGACCTGAAGGCCGTCAAGGGCATGGGGCCGGAGCGGCTGCGCAAGTACGGCGACAAGATCCTGGAAGTCGTGCGGGGCTGAACGGAATCCAGGGAGGCGTTCACCCTCCCTGGTTCTTCGTCCTGAACAGGACTTGAAGATCGTTGGGAGTGCCGGTCAGGTGGGCCCGTACTGATGCTCCTCCGGTAGTTCTGCCTCCTCATGCACCGCCTGGGCGATCCGGGTGGCCAGGGGGAAGTCCACGGCGGCGTACCACGCTTCCTCGAGGCCGCTGCCGCGCTGCCGGTATACGCACATGCTCGGGCCATAGCTGCACGAGCCCAGGCAGCCGCTCTCGGTCAGGCGCAGGCTGCCGCCCTTCTTGTAGTACGCCAGGGACTGCCGCTCCAGGTGGTTCCACAGCGCCTTATGGAGCAGCGCCGAGCCACGTGCCTGACAGTTCGGCCCGGTGCAGACCAGCAGGTGGCCGGAGGTCTTGAAGTACAGAGGCGGCATAGGTCAGTCCTCCGGGACGATCAGCAGGCGGTCGGCGTCGCGCAGTACGCGGATGCGGACGCCGTACGCGGCGTGCAGGTGGGCGGGCGTGAGCACCGTGTCCGGTGTGCCGCTGGCGAGCACCTGCCCCTGGTGCAGCAGCACCACCCGGTCGGCGCGGGCGGCGAGGTTCAGGTCGTGCAGCACAGCGACCACGCCCAGTCCCCCGGCAACCTCGCAGCGCAGGTGCCGGATGACCTCCAGCGCGTAGGCCAGGTCGAGGTGGTTGGTCGGCTCGTCCAGCAGCAGGAACCGCGGCCCGGCGACCAGAGCACGGGCCAGGGCGACCCGCTGCCGCTCGCCGCCCGACAGTTCTAAGACGCGCCGGTGCTCGAACTGCCGGGTGTCCGTGCGGCTCAGGGCGTCGGTGACGGCGTCCTCGTCCTCCGGCGTCCACGGGCGGGTGGGGATCAGGCCCCAGCGCCACTCGCCCGCGCCGCGCCCCAGGGCGACCACGTCGCGCACGCGGGTCTGGTCGGGCAGCGCCTCGCTCTGGGCCAGGAAGGCGAGGTCGCGGGCACGGTCGGCGCGGCCCAGGGTGTCCAGGGGCTGCCCGCCGACCCGGATGTCGCCCGCCTGCACGGGGCTCAGGCCCAGCAGGGCCCGCAGCAGGGTGCTCTTGCCCGCGCCGTTGGGGCCGATCACGGCCGTGAACTGCCCGGCCGGAAAGACGGCACTGACCCCGCGTACGGCGGGATGCTCGCCCGCACGGACATGCACGTCTACGGCCTCCAGGGTCATGGGGGTGGTCAGCACGTCAGTCACGCTGCCTCCGGAGGAGCCACAGGAAGAAGGGGCCGCCCAGCAGCGTGGTCACGATGCCCACCTGCGACAGCACGGTGGTGCGGGCCAGCAGGTCGGCCAGCACCAGTCCTGCGCCGCCCAGCGCCGCCGAGGTCAGCAGCAGCGTGCGGTGCCGCGCCCCGAACGCCAGCCGCGCGATGTGCGGCACGATCAGGCCGACGAAGCCGATGATGCCCACGTACGCGACCGCGCCCGCCGTGGCGACGCTGGCGCTCAGCACGACCAGCAGCCGCAGCCGCTCGACCGGCACGCCCAGCGAGCGGGCGGTCAGGTCACCGAGCTGCAGCGTGTCCAGAGCCCGGGCCAGCAGCAGCAGCACGCCGCCTCCCAGCGCCACGTAGGGCAGCACTGTCAGCACGTCCCGCCAGCCCGAGAACCCCAGGTCGCCCAGCGTGTACGACAGCACCAGCCGCGCCCGGTCTTCGCCGCGCAGGATCAGGGCCGTGCTCGCCGCGCTGAGCACGCTGCCTACCACCACGCCCGACAGGATCAGCCGCGTGGGCGGAAAGCGGCGGCCCTCGCGGGCCAGCGCCAGCGTGACCGCCACCGCGCCCAGGGCCGTGACCAGGGCCGAGAGCGGGATCATGGCGCGGGGCCAGTCCAGCACGACCGCCAGCGTGGCCCCCAGTGCACTTCCGCTCGCCACGCCCAGCAGGTACGGATCGGCCAGCGGGTTGCGGAACACGCCCTGGAACGCCCCGCCGCTGACCGACAGCGCCGCGCCGACCAGCACGCCCATCACCACGCGGGGCAGCCGGATCGACCACACGATCACGTCATTGCCCGCCAGTTCCTGCCCGGTCACGCCGCGCCACAGGGCACCCACGACCTCGCCGGGCGGAATGGTCACGCTGCCCAGGCCGGTGCCCAGGATCACGGCGACGACCAGCAGTGCGGCCAGCCCCAGCGTGCGCGGCACGCCGGCCGCCCAGGGCCGGTCCGGCCGGGCGGCGCGGGCCGGGGTGCCGGTGCTCATCGCCATCTCCCGCGCCGCCCGTTACCGGAACAGTTCCGGGTGGATCAGCCGCGCCAGTGACCGCAGGGCGGCGGGCAGCCGGGGGCCGGGACGCGACAGGCTGCTGCTCAGCTCGACGGGCAGGGCGATGACCCGGCCGGACTTCACGGCGTTCAGACCCGACCAGCCGGGCCGGGCCGCCGCCGTCTTCCGATCCACGCCCAGCATGAGCTGCGGGTTGGCCTTCACGATAAACTCAGGATCGACCTTCGGGAAGTCGCCCATGCTCTCGGGGATGATGTTCCGTGCGCCCGCCTTGGTGAGCAGCACGCCCATGAAGGACTTCGGCCCGATCGAGTACGGCGTGGGGTCGATCTCGAAGTACGCGGTGGGCTTGTTCACGGCGGCGCGGGTCAGCACCTCGGTCTTGGCGATGTCGCGGGCCATGGTGGTCACCAGCGCTTTTGCGGCGGCCTCGCGATTCACGACCCTGCCCAGGGTCAGCAGCTTGCTGAACACCTCGTCATACGTCTCGGGGTTCAGGGCGAACACGGTGATGCCCGCCTGGGTCAGGGTCTCGCTGACCTTGCCGTACTTGCTGACCAGCACCAGATCGGGCTTCGCGGCCACGATCGCCTCGATGTTCGGTGTGTACAGATCCCCCATCTTGGCCACGTTCTTCACTTGTGCCGGGTAGTCGCTGTACTGATCTACCCCCACCAGCCGCTCGCACAGGTTCAGGGCACACAGCGTCTCACTGGTGCTGGGCAGCAGCGACACGATCCGGCGCGGCTCGGCCTTTACGGTCACCCTGCGGTTCAGGTCGTCGGTCAGGGTCAGGGGGTACGTCGTCGCGGCGGCGCTGCCCGCCAGGGCCAGGGTGGTCGTCAGGGTCAGGATCTTCATACGTCTCCTTCCCTTCGCATAGAAAGCCGCCCCGCCAGGCGTCCTGGGGGGCGGAAGTGGTGCGCGCCGGCTGCAGAGTCCGGGCGTTCCCTCCTTCCGCGAGAGGTCGTGCCACACGCGCCGCTCGGGGCGGGATTCGCGTGGACGGTGCAGGTATCCGGACTTCCCCAGGGGACTGGAGTCACCGTTGCGCGACAGTGCCGGACTGGGCCACGCAGGACTGAGCCTGCCACGCCGTCACCGGGCTTCCCCCGCAACCATCGCCGGACACTATAGCGGCGGTTCGGGTGCCGACCTCCGCTGGAGATCACGGTGGGCCAGGAGTACGCTCGGGTATGCCCTGGATGCTGCTTGTCCTGACCGTGGGGGGCACGCTGTCCACGTCGGCCCGTGCACCCGTGCTGACGCGCCCGCTGGCAGTGCTCCCGGCGCTGGTCGCGTGCCCGGCGGCCGTCACAGCCAGCGCCGTTCCACGTGAACCGTACCGGCCTGGATCGGCCGTGGCGGTGCCCATTCCGACCCGTGTGGACGCGCGGCTGTGCCCGATCCCGCTGGCGGGGACTTCGCCCTCCGTGGAACGCTGAGCGTGCCCGGCTGGATGCTCGGCGTCGCCTCCATGCTGCTCGCCGGCCTGACGATCGATCTGGTGACGGGCCGTTCTGGCCGGACGGCAACACCGGGCGGGGCTGATCTCCCCACCTTCCGCCCCGTCCTGCTGGCGTGAGAGGCGCAGATGCGTGCCGACCGTCCCCGTGATGCGGCGCTCCGGGCCGATGTGAACGGGCTGGGCACGAGCCGCCGGTCTCTGCGGGCGGATCAGCAGCGCTGGGAGATCGATGCCATCCTTGAACTGCGCGGTGAACGCACGCCCTGCGACTGCGCCGCCGTCGGCACGGGGCCAGGGCTCACGGTGATCTCGGTCACGTCGCCGCTGTGGTGGACGCCGCCGCCGTCCTGACCCCCGCCTACCCCGCCTGCGACAGCCGCGCCAGCTCCGTGCCGAGTTCGGCGGTCACGGCCTTGATGCCGCCCTTTGGAGAGATGGGCGGGCCGAAGGTCACGATCCAGCGGCGGCCGTCCCTGCGGATGCCGGCGGGCAGGATCGGGGCACGGCCCTTGGCGGCGATCAATGCGACGCCGCCGTGCAGTTCGGTGCCGCCGCGTGTGCCCTCGGGGAAGATGCCGACCGTGCCGTTCTCCTTCAGGACGCGCAGGGCGGTGCGGATCGAGGCCACGTCGTTGCCGCTGCGGTCGACCGGGAAGCTGCCGCCGGTGCGGATGATCCAGCCGATGACCGGCAGGAACAGCTCTTTCTTGGCCATGAACTGCAGAAAGCGCCCACGCGGCAGCGCCCGCGCGACCAGGAAGGGATCGAGGCCCGACACGTGGTTCGCGGCGATCACCAGCGGGGTGCCGGGGGGCGGGACGTGCTCGGTGCCGCGTACGTCCAGCTTCATGCCGCTCAGGAGCACCGGCAGATACGTGACGGCCACGACCAGGGCATACATGTGCGGGTTCACGACGGGCGCAGCCTCGTCCACGGTGGGGCGGGCGGGCGTGGACGGAGCCGGGGTGGGATCGGGACGCCGGACGTCACTCATGGTTCGCAGGATACGCCCAAAGGGGGCCAGGGCACGGTCTGATCCGCGAACCGGCGTAGCCTCGGGAACATGAACATCAGCGTGATCGGAGCAGCGGGCGGGGTGGGCCGCCGGGTGGTGGCGCAGGCCACGGCGGCGGGACATGCCGTGCGGGCACTGATCCGCACCCCGGAGCAGGCCGATATGGTGTCGCTGCACGGGGCTTCCCCAGTGCAGGGCGACCTGACGGGCGAGTGGGAGACCGTGCTGGACGGCGCAGACGCGGTCGTGTGGGCGGCGGGTGGCGGGGCCGGCGGGAACTTCCAGGCGATCGACGGCGACGCCCTGATCCGGGTGGCCGACACGCTGCTGGCCCGTGGCCCGCGCCGGCTGGTCGTCGTGAGTTCCATGGGCGTGGATCGTCCGGAGCAGATGCCGCCCTTCCTGGGGGACGTGCTGCGGGTCAAGGCTCAGTCGGACGCTCACGTGCAGAACAGCGCCCTGGACTGGACGATCGTGCGGCCCGGCGGGCTCACCGATGAGCCGGGCACCGGACTGGTGCATGTCGCATCCACCGCCGGGCGGGGCAGCATTCCCCGCGACGATGTCGCGACCGTGGTGCTCGCGTGCCTGGGCGATCCGGCCACCGTGGGCCAGACCTTCGAGGTCGTCTCCGGCAACGACGCGGTTGCGGGTGCGCTGGCGGGGCTGGGCGGCTAATGACGTCGTATCGGGAATGGAGAGGTTCCGGCGCCTTCCCGCAAGCTCGTCATGTGAGTGGTGACGTCCTTTCTCCGGTACTCGCTTTGCTCGGTTGATCTGAAGATCAACTTCGACCACCTGAGCTCCTAGTCCTCGTCCGCCTCAGCCTCGTCCGGGTCGTCGCTGTCGTCGGCCCAGTCGCCGGCCAGGACGCTGCGCACCGCCTCCAGGCGCTCGCGGCACGCGGCGTAGGCGATCCGCGCCTCCTCCAGCAGGGGCAGCACGCGGTCGAGGTCGGCGTCGCCACTTTCCAGTTCTCCGGCGATGCGGGCCAGGGTGGCGTAGGCGTCCCGGTAGGACGTGATGGGATCGGGACTCATTCCGAGTCCGATGGTACCGGTTTCCAGCACCGATGCCCGCAGGCCGGAGGAAGGCGGGGCATCACGTGTTCAGGCTCCCCGCGACCTTGCCGGGCCCGCGTTCGCAGCACACAATGACCGTCAGGAGGGTTCATGCGTCCACGCTTCCGTCCGCCTGCGGTGCTTGCCATGCTGCTGCTCGCCGCGCCCGTCGTCGCCGGTGGGCGTGACCCGCTGCCCCCGCTCTCGAGCCCCGACCCGGTACTCGCGGTCGCGGCGGGTACCGACGGCCAGGGGCGGGCGGTCGTGGCGTGGATCGCGCGCGAGGCCGGGCTGGAACACCTGCACGCGGCGCGGCTGTCGGGGGGCGGGTGGCAGGATCTGGGTGGCGTGCTCAACGAGAAGGCCCGCTCGAACGCGGCCAAACCCACGGTGCATCCTGGCCCGGACGGCAGCGTGTGGCTGGCGTGGGAGGAGGGGAGTGGCGCGGCGCACATCGACTCGTACCTGATGTCAAACCTGACGCCGGACGGGTGGACGAGTCCGGCACCGTATGCGCTGCGCCGCAACCTGTCGGACGCGGGCCGCTCGCGGTCGTTCGTGGCCGGCGGCGGCAACCGGCCGCTGGTCGGCTGGACGGACATCGGCACGCTGGGGCGCACCTTCCCGAGCCTCGTGTCGCTGCGCGTGTGGCGCGGCGCAGACTGGCAGGTGACGCCGCCGGTGAACCTCGACCCGCGCATTCCGGCGTTCATGCCCAGTGTCGCCCAGGCGGGGGCGGACGTGCTGCTGGCCTACGTCGAGGGGGCGACCGCGCAGTCCGACCTGTGGGTGCGGGCGTGGAATGGCCGGGCGTGGCGCACGCTGGGGGGGCGGCTGAACGTCCGGCCCCGCACCTACGTGTTCCTGCCGCAACTGCGGATCGATCCGGCGGGCCGCCCGGTGGTCGCGTGGCTGGAGGATCACGGTGGCGTAGACGCCCTGCACGTGTCGCGCTGGGACGGCGTCGCGTGGCGGCGGCTGGGCGGTGTGGTCAGCACGCCGGGGCGGCTGGCATCGTCGGTGTCGCTGGGTTTCGATGTCCGGGGCCGCCCCGTCGCCGCGTGGAACGAGGGGCCGGATGGGGCCCGCACCGTACAGGCCGCCCGCTGGGACGCCGGGCACTGGATGTCCCTGGGCGGCCCGCTGAACGCCGACCCCCGCGCCGACACGGATCACGCGAGCCTCGCGGCCGGGCGGCCGGGCATGGTACTGGCCTGGCGGGAGTTCATGGGCGGGCACTGGAGCCTGCAGGTGCGGCGGCTGGAGTAGGAAGGAGGCGGCGGGGCCGGGCTACGCTGGGGCATGACCGCCCGTGCCGACCACCTCCACTTCGACCTGACCACCCTGCCGCAGGCGGCGCGGTACAAACTCGTGACGGGCATCGTCGTGCCCCGCCCGATCGCGTGGGTGAGCACGCTGGACGCGGCCGGGCACGTGAACCTCGCGCCGTACTCGTTCTTCAACATCATGGGTTCCGATCCGCCGGTGGTTGCCTTCGCGCCTGGCGACCGCGCTCCGGGCATTCCCAAGGACACGGCGCGGAACATTCCGTCCGGCGGGGACTTCACCGTGAACCTCGTGAGCCGCGACCTGGCCGAGACCATGAACGCGACTGCCACGGACTTTCCCGCCGAACTGGGTGAACCGGAACACGTGGGCATCGCGCTGGAGCCGGGCGTGACCGTCGCCACGCCGCGCGTGCAGGGCAGCCCCGCCGCGCTGGAATGCCGCGAGGTGCAGACCGTGCGGATCGGCAACACCCGCATCATCCTGGGCGAAGTGCTGGGCGTGAGCATCCGCGCGGATGCCGTGCTGGACGCCGGGAAGCAGTACGTCGACACGGCGGCCCTCGACCTGATCGGCCGGATGGGCGGGCGCGGCGGCTACGCGACGACCCGCGACGCCTTCACCATCGACCGCCTGACCTACGCGCAGTGGCAGGAGCGGGACGGGGGAGAGGACAGCCGCTAGACCGGCGCTCCTCCGGCCTTCAGCAGCGCCGCATCGGCCCACAGGTAGCGGGCGGCCAGGGTGCGGTAGGGGCTCCACAGCTCCAGCACCTCGAAGTGCTGGGCGTTCGGGTGCAGCCGGGCCAGCCCCTGCCTGAGGGCCAGGTCGCCCATGCTGAACACGTCGGGGCGGGCCAGGGCGAACATCAGGAACATCTCGACGGTCCAGCGGCCGATGCCCGGCAGGGGGAGCAGGGCGGTAATCACGGCCTCGTCGTCCAGGGTGGACAGGTGGTCGAAATCCACTGCGCCGGACTGTCTGGCGGTGGCGATGGCCTGCACGGTGCGCACCTTGGCCCACGACAGGCCCACACCGCGCAGCGTCTCGCCGGGAGCCTCCAGCAGCGTGAACTCGTCGATGGTGCCCAGCGTGTCGAGCAGCCGGGCGTGGATGCTGGCCGCGGCCTTCACGCTGAGCTGCTGCCCGGTCACCGAGCGGATCAGCGTGCCGAAGGGGTCGGGTGTGGGGGACAGGACGGTCAGGTCGCCCACCCGCGCGATCACGCCCTGCATGACCGGGTCACGGGACAGGTGCGCCGTCGCGTCGATGTGATGGATCAGCGGAGCAGTCGACCGGTGCATGGACGTCATTCAACCCCCTGACGGTGGTCTATGCCACCTGTGATGCGGATTACCTTGTGGCGCTGCAAGCCGGACAGGATATGAAGTGTGAATTTCCGCACACTTCTGATCGCCATCCTGCTCATGAATCCTGTGTCGTCCGCTGCCCTGGCGCAGACACGGATCGGACTGGTCACGCTGACGCCCGCCACGCCGGTCGCCGTCAGTGATGCCCGCAGCGGGTATGCCTGGCAGCCCGTGCCCAGCGGCATGAACGAGCTCCGTGGCCGGGTGCTCACGTCGGTTCGTCAGCTCCTCCCGGCGGGCAGCCGCGTTCAGGTCGCGGTCATCGAACTGGGGGGCAGCGCCGCTCGCGTTGTCGCGGACGCCACCTTCTCCACCACCCGGCTGCCGACCACGTATCAGCTGTTCTACAGCCAGAACCGCCTGCAATCTGGGCGGTCACACGCGGTGCGCTGCACGGTCACCGACCGAACCGGGCGGGTGCTGTACCGCAGCGCGGACACGGCGCTGCCCCGGCTGCCGCGCGCGGTGCTCGATCTGGCCGTGCTGGATCTGAGGGGCAGGGCTCCGTGACGCTCACGCAGGCAGGGGGGTGACCGGGCCGCCGGGGGGCACGGCGGGCGGCAGAGGCTCCAGGGTGCCGCCCGCCAGCAGGGTGCTGAACTCCTCGCCGCTCAGGGTCTCACGCTTCATCAGGACGGCCACGATCTCGTGGACGCGGTGGAGCTGCTCGCGCACCAGGGCCACCGCCCGCCCGTAGGATTCATCGATCAGGGCACGGACGTCCTCATCAATGCGCTGAGCAGTCGATTCGCTCATGGCAGCCAGCTGGGGGCCGCCCCCCAGGAAATTCCCCTCGTCGGACGCGAAGGCCACCTTGCCGATGCGTCCACTCATGCCCCACTCGGTGACCATGCGCCGCGCGATGCCGGTGGCCTGCTGGAAGTCGTTCTGTGCCCCGGTCGTGACCTCGCCGTACACGACTTCCTCGGCGGCGCGGCCGGCCAGGGCGACCACGATCATGTCCTCCAGCGCAGCCTGCGTGACGTGCAGGCGGTCGTCGGCGTCCGGCATCATGTAGCCGGCCGCGCGGCCACGCGGCACCACCGTCAGTTTCGCCACCCGGTTCGCGTGCGGCAGCAGTTGGGCGGCCAGCGCGTGGCCGACCTCGTGGTACGCCGTGACCGTCCGGTCGGCTTCCCGCACCACCAGACTGCGGCGTTCCGGCCCCATCAGCACCCGGTCTCTGGCCTCGTCCACGTCCCGCGCCGTGATCCGGTTGCGCCCACTCCGCGCCGCCAGCAGCGCGGCCTCGTTCAGCAGGTTCTCCAGATCCGCTCCCACCATCCCCGCCGTGCGCCGCGCCACCACCCCCAGATCCACCGACGCGTCCAGCGGCTTCTTGCGCGCGTGGATCCGCAGGATCATCTCCCGCCCCCGCACGTCCGGCGCATCCACCACCACCTGCCGGTCAAACCGCCCGGGACGCAGCAGCGCGGCGTCCAGCACGTCGGGGCGGTTGGTGGCCGCCAGGATGATGACCTCCTGTCCGGAGCCGAAGCCGTCCATCTCGACGAGCAGCTGATTGAGGGTCTGTTCGCGTTCGTCGTTGCCGCCCTGCACCGAGATGCCGCGTTTTCTGCCGACCGCGTCGATCTCGTCGATGAAGACGATGCACGGCGCGGACTTGCGGGCCTGCTCGAAGAGGTCGCGCACCCGCGCGGCCCCGACGCCGACGAACATCTCGACGAAGTCCGACCCGGAAATACTGAAGTACGGGACTTTGGCCTCGCCGGCGACGGCCTTGGCGAGGAGGGTCTTCCCACTGCCGGGGGGGCCGACGAGGAGGACGCCGTGGGGGATGCGGGCGCCGAGGGAGTGGTACTTGTCGGGGGAGCGCAGGAAGTCGACGACTTCCTGGAGGTCGGCCTTGGCCTCGTCGCAGCCGGCGACGTCCTGGAAGGACAGCTTGATCTGCCCCTCCGCGATCACCGCCGCCTTCGACTTCCCGAAGGTGCTCGCGCTGCCTGTACCGCCCCCGCCCCGCATGCTGCGCCACAGCACCAGCAGGATCAGGCCGGTCAGCACCAGCGGCAGCGCCTGTCCGATCCACCCGAAGGCCGAGCCGCCCGGCACGATCCGCAGCGGCACCCCCGCTGCCCGGATGCGCTCCAGGGTCGCGCCGTCCGGCGGCACCACCAGTGTCCGGGCACGGCCGTTGGTGTCCTGATCGCATTCGGCGGCCCGCGTGCAGGGCAGGAAGGTCACGCTGGCGTTGCCCAGGCTGTCCAGGGTCACGGCCGCGACCCGTTTGTTCTTCAGGTCGGCAAAGAAGCGGTTGGTGGAATACCCGCCGCCCTGGCGAACCGTCGGCACCGCAGCCACCGTCCCGGCCGATCCGGCCGCTGCCGACGCCGCGTGAGCGAACCCCGACAGCAGCGTGGCCAGCACGCCGACAGCCAGGGCCGTCCACAGGCCACGCAGGGACAACCGGGGAGCCGGATGAAGGAGACGGGACATGCGTCATGCTACGCCAGCCGCCTGCGACCACACCGTCACCTGGGCCGCCTGGGGTGCCGATGGTGAACCCGGCGGGGGCATGGCCCTCAGGTTTCCGTCAGGCCCGGTTCGTATGCTGGGCCACATGCGTCCTGTCCATACCACCGCCCTGCTCGCCAGCACCCTGGCCCTGGGCCTCAGCGCCTGCACGGTCTCCGTCCGTCCCAACCTGGGGCTGCAGGTCAGCGGCAGCAACCTGATCAGCGGCCTGAAGCCCGACCGGGGCGAGGGCAGCACCTACGCCGTCGGCGAGAGCGTGCGGATCCTGGTCGGCACCCGCAGCCCCGGCTACGTCACCCTGGTGGCCCTCCAGAGCAACGGCTACGCCAGCGTCCTGGTTCGCAACGTCTACATACAGCCCGGCACGACGGCCTTCCCGCGTGCACAGGACGGTCAGTCCTTCACGGTCGCCCCGCCGCGTGGCGTGCAGCGCGTCCGCGCCATCTTCACCCGTGTGCGGCCGTCCTCGGATCTGGTCGTAAGCGGCACCTACGACAGCAGCGGCTTCAACACCGTCACCAACGCCTACGTGACCTCGTACCCGCAGGCCGACCGCGACGTGCAGGAGACCTTCTTCTACATCCGCTGAATCCCGGTGCCTCCAGTGCCAGCCGCCCCGCGCGGCTGGTTTTCCTTTACCCTCGCGGCATGTCCCTGACCTTCGCCGACGCCAGCGCCCGCGTGGACGCCTACATCTCCCAGTTCCGGGAGGGCTACTTCCCACCCCTGCTGATGCTGGCCCGCCTGACCGAGGAGACCGGCGAGATCGCCCGTGTCGTGGCGCACATGAATGGCAAGACGCCCAAGCCCGGCGAGGACGTGGGAGATCTGGAACTGGAACTGGCCGACCTGCTGTTCGTGATGGTCTGCATGGCGAACGAGCGAGGCCTGAGCCTGGAGCGCGGCTTCGAGCGGATGATGCACAAGGTCGAGACCCGCGACGCCACGAGGTGGACACGCCGGGAGGAGGCCGGGCCGGCCACCGGGGACGCCGGGACGACCGCACCGGCCCTCGACCC from Deinococcus sp. AB2017081 encodes the following:
- a CDS encoding HRDC domain-containing protein, whose translation is MTSPARPLRPDARLVRLHAESGGDPQSRLAGALADLEGAAWGLLLRDEAALARQLAALLGSGTLRVDARVRVDREALAAAGLAAASVDGDWRGARAAWLLEPTEADLERARRSGVDVIVDGTLAPGGGWFAQGAALVVYRDSVTVTGHADAPLSAVFGTGRAPEIAAPAPSDLIVGLALRDVATLPLRLARAARTVAQLADRLGGAAQPAGPTALLLAPDAAPDSDAPLGGVVASSRSVPGGVLLAPGLEEADTALALLRSAEPAQAAPRPAEPPRREEVRREEPRREDFRRDEPRREEPRRDDFRRDSRGGDRSGRDRGGRDRRDFGRGDRPDSGRPAQPDVPERFTFDAPEVTEPASVPPVPAEETWEPEIVYSDIAQPQLKLPIPVSSGPDAPNLGDELPDVLHQPEHVTPADEHDVPVDMAPADETPAQPEGRRDGGRRDRSGRPDRNRAPQRRPEVQAEPTPDTAPLIAPDLPVAAVDGGKDDPAATLSDEQAAVYARLREWRNAEAKRQDISRFIIASNATLAEIARRVPYTEADLKAVKGMGPERLRKYGDKILEVVRG
- a CDS encoding (2Fe-2S) ferredoxin domain-containing protein, with the protein product MPPLYFKTSGHLLVCTGPNCQARGSALLHKALWNHLERQSLAYYKKGGSLRLTESGCLGSCSYGPSMCVYRQRGSGLEEAWYAAVDFPLATRIAQAVHEEAELPEEHQYGPT
- a CDS encoding ABC transporter ATP-binding protein; amino-acid sequence: MTLEAVDVHVRAGEHPAVRGVSAVFPAGQFTAVIGPNGAGKSTLLRALLGLSPVQAGDIRVGGQPLDTLGRADRARDLAFLAQSEALPDQTRVRDVVALGRGAGEWRWGLIPTRPWTPEDEDAVTDALSRTDTRQFEHRRVLELSGGERQRVALARALVAGPRFLLLDEPTNHLDLAYALEVIRHLRCEVAGGLGVVAVLHDLNLAARADRVVLLHQGQVLASGTPDTVLTPAHLHAAYGVRIRVLRDADRLLIVPED
- a CDS encoding FecCD family ABC transporter permease, whose translation is MSTGTPARAARPDRPWAAGVPRTLGLAALLVVAVILGTGLGSVTIPPGEVVGALWRGVTGQELAGNDVIVWSIRLPRVVMGVLVGAALSVSGGAFQGVFRNPLADPYLLGVASGSALGATLAVVLDWPRAMIPLSALVTALGAVAVTLALAREGRRFPPTRLILSGVVVGSVLSAASTALILRGEDRARLVLSYTLGDLGFSGWRDVLTVLPYVALGGGVLLLLARALDTLQLGDLTARSLGVPVERLRLLVVLSASVATAGAVAYVGIIGFVGLIVPHIARLAFGARHRTLLLTSAALGGAGLVLADLLARTTVLSQVGIVTTLLGGPFFLWLLRRQRD
- a CDS encoding ABC transporter substrate-binding protein, which gives rise to MKILTLTTTLALAGSAAATTYPLTLTDDLNRRVTVKAEPRRIVSLLPSTSETLCALNLCERLVGVDQYSDYPAQVKNVAKMGDLYTPNIEAIVAAKPDLVLVSKYGKVSETLTQAGITVFALNPETYDEVFSKLLTLGRVVNREAAAKALVTTMARDIAKTEVLTRAAVNKPTAYFEIDPTPYSIGPKSFMGVLLTKAGARNIIPESMGDFPKVDPEFIVKANPQLMLGVDRKTAAARPGWSGLNAVKSGRVIALPVELSSSLSRPGPRLPAALRSLARLIHPELFR
- a CDS encoding lysophospholipid acyltransferase family protein: MSDVRRPDPTPAPSTPARPTVDEAAPVVNPHMYALVVAVTYLPVLLSGMKLDVRGTEHVPPPGTPLVIAANHVSGLDPFLVARALPRGRFLQFMAKKELFLPVIGWIIRTGGSFPVDRSGNDVASIRTALRVLKENGTVGIFPEGTRGGTELHGGVALIAAKGRAPILPAGIRRDGRRWIVTFGPPISPKGGIKAVTAELGTELARLSQAG
- a CDS encoding SDR family oxidoreductase, with product MNISVIGAAGGVGRRVVAQATAAGHAVRALIRTPEQADMVSLHGASPVQGDLTGEWETVLDGADAVVWAAGGGAGGNFQAIDGDALIRVADTLLARGPRRLVVVSSMGVDRPEQMPPFLGDVLRVKAQSDAHVQNSALDWTIVRPGGLTDEPGTGLVHVASTAGRGSIPRDDVATVVLACLGDPATVGQTFEVVSGNDAVAGALAGLGG
- the xseB gene encoding exodeoxyribonuclease VII small subunit, whose translation is MSPDPITSYRDAYATLARIAGELESGDADLDRVLPLLEEARIAYAACRERLEAVRSVLAGDWADDSDDPDEAEADED
- a CDS encoding flavin reductase family protein, whose translation is MTARADHLHFDLTTLPQAARYKLVTGIVVPRPIAWVSTLDAAGHVNLAPYSFFNIMGSDPPVVAFAPGDRAPGIPKDTARNIPSGGDFTVNLVSRDLAETMNATATDFPAELGEPEHVGIALEPGVTVATPRVQGSPAALECREVQTVRIGNTRIILGEVLGVSIRADAVLDAGKQYVDTAALDLIGRMGGRGGYATTRDAFTIDRLTYAQWQERDGGEDSR
- a CDS encoding DNA-3-methyladenine glycosylase family protein, whose product is MTSMHRSTAPLIHHIDATAHLSRDPVMQGVIARVGDLTVLSPTPDPFGTLIRSVTGQQLSVKAAASIHARLLDTLGTIDEFTLLEAPGETLRGVGLSWAKVRTVQAIATARQSGAVDFDHLSTLDDEAVITALLPLPGIGRWTVEMFLMFALARPDVFSMGDLALRQGLARLHPNAQHFEVLELWSPYRTLAARYLWADAALLKAGGAPV